In the genome of Chelonia mydas isolate rCheMyd1 chromosome 26, rCheMyd1.pri.v2, whole genome shotgun sequence, one region contains:
- the LOC102929656 gene encoding nodal homolog 2-A, translating into MPPRNTCGLELVCWALILMQLGMSESTGLSQQKDEQQLHTAGSSPGLKSLSTVRGFRHPHPALRYPLYMMQLYRSLVTGNHLGQPTMEASALQESDSVLSLVARSSLQAGDHWTLSFDMTSISSSHEVRLAELRVRLPSFPQAHNVTVDIYHSHERQGNQACVDRLFLGTFTSSPAVSRSAWSVFNVTSLLQAWLHQGVASGNGKHADAQGSPGQERTGSDSNATGLTGVQNSSGSSQAEPAVSHGVTDKVLLVVFSKDKPSAEPSWASTLIRTAENSKHVMTDNASKELGNRRHRRNKQERRRIKTADPSSPGLGEEGRSLCKRVDMIVNFEQTGWGSWIVYPKKYNAYRCAGECPAPVDETFKPTNHAYIQSLLKLYQPNRVPCPACAPVKMSPLSMLYYEKGEVVLRHHEDMIIEECGCN; encoded by the exons atgcCACCCAGGAACACGTGCGGCTTGGAGCTGGTGTGTTGGGCTCTCATCCTCATGCAGCTGGGCATGTCAGAGTCGACCGGTCTCTCACAGCAGAAGGATGAGCAGCAGTTACATACGGCAGGATCTAGCCCAGGGCTAAAGAGTTTGTCTACAGTCCGTGGCTTCCGGCACCCACACCCTGCTCTCCGGTACCCCTTGTACATGATGCAGCTGTATAGATCCCTCGTCACTGGGAATCACCTGGGACAGCCCACCATGGAGGCATCAGCACTGCAGGAATCTGACTCAGTCTTAAGCCTCGTAGCTAGAA GTTCTCTCCAGGCTGGGGATCACTGGACTCTCTCTTTCGACATGACCTCCATCTCCAGCAGCCATGAGGTGAGGCTGGCCGAACTGCGGGTCCGCCTGCCGTCCTTCCCCCAGGCCCACAATGTGACGGTGGACATCTACCACAGCCACGAGCGCCAGGGCAACCAGGCCTGCGTGGACAGGCTCTTCCTGGGCACCTTCACCAGCAGTCCTGCGGTCAGCCGCTCCGCCTGGAGCGTGTTCAACGTCACCAGCTTGCTccaggcctggctccaccaaGGGGTGGCCTCCGGCAACGGGAAGCATGCAGACGCTCAGGGCTCCCCGGGGCAGGAGCGGACTGGGTCCGACAGCAATGCCACTGGCTTGACAGGTGTGCAGAATTCCagtggctccagccaggcggagCCAGCCGTGTCCCATGGTGTGACGGACAAGGTCCTGCTGGTTGTCTTCTCCAAAGATAAACCTTCAGCAGAGCCCTCCTGGGCATCCACCCTCATCAGAACTGCGGAGAACTCCAAGCATGTCATGACTGACAACGCCTCCAAAGAGCTGGGGAACCGCCGGCACCGCCGGAACAAGCAGGAGAGGCGAAGGATTAAAACGGCCGACCCCTCCAGCCCGGGCCTGGGGGAGGAAGGCAGGTCTCTGTGCAAGAGGGTGGATATGATCGTGAACTTTGAGCAGACTGGCTGGGGAAGCTGGATTGTCTACCCCAAGAAGTACAATGCCTATCGGTGTGCGGGAGAGTGCCCAGCGCCTGTGGATGAGACCTTCAAACCAACTAACCATGCGTATATCCAG AGTTTGCTTAAGCTGTACCAGCCCAACCGGGTCCCCTGTCCAGCCTGCGCTCCGGTCAAGATGAGCCCCCTCTCCATGCTGTACTATGAGAAAGGGGAAGTCGTCCTCCGCCACCATGAAGACATGATCATCGAGGAATGTGGCTGCAACTAA